A genomic segment from Triticum dicoccoides isolate Atlit2015 ecotype Zavitan chromosome 1A, WEW_v2.0, whole genome shotgun sequence encodes:
- the LOC119278130 gene encoding peroxisomal adenine nucleotide carrier 1-like, with product MEGEDGGGGVDWDSLAEAASGAVGALVSTTVLYPLDTCKTKFQADVQTDQGAHKYRNLSDVFWEAIKKKQFLSLYQGLKTKNIQSFISQFVYFYGYSYFKRLYLEKSGAKSIGTKANLLIAAAAGACTVVVTQPLDTASSRMQTSAFGKSKGLRATLAEGTWLEAFDGLGISLLLTCNPSIQYTVFDQLKQKLILRQTRKNAESAGDSSPVALSAFSAFLLGAISKSVATILTYPLIRCKVMIQAADPDEDDEDESEKPGNSRPPKTMLGAMHAMWNKEGIPGFFKGLHAQILKTVLSSALLLMIKEKISKFTWISLLALRRYLFVSRKRIKSA from the exons ATGGAgggggaggacggcggcggcggggtggactGGGACAGCCTGGCCGAGGCGGCGTCGGGGGCCGTCGGCGCGCTCGTCAGCACCACCGTGCTCTACCCGCTCGACACCTGCAAGACCAAGTTCCAGGCCGACGTCCAGACGGACCAGGGCGCGCACAAGTACAG GAACCTTTCAGATGTCTTTTGGGAAGCAATTAAGAAAAAGCAATTTTTGTCCCTATATCAGGGCCTTAAGACGAAGAATATCCAGTCGTTCATTTCGCAGTTCGTTTACTTTTATGGCTATAGCTATTTCAAAAGACTCTACCTGGAGAAGAGTGGAGCCAAGTCCATTGGAACAAAAGCCAACTTGTTGATTGCAGCCGCTGCTGGTGCTTGCACAGTTGTTGTGACACAG CCATTAGATACGGCATCTTCTAGAATGCAAACAAGTGCTTTCGGAAAGTCCAAAGGGCTGCGAGCAACTCTCGCGGAAGGTACTTGGCTTGAGGCATTCGATGGCTTGGGCATTTCCCTCTTGTTGACATGCAATCCTTCTATTCAG TACACCGTGTTTGACCAGCTTAAGCAGAAGCTAATTCTGAGGCAGACGCGTAAAAACGCAGAATCAGCGGGTGATTCTTCCCCGGTTGCTCTTTCTGCTTTCTCGGCATTTCTCCTTGGTGCCATCTCAAAAAGTGTTGCAACAATCTTGACTTACCCATTAATCAG GTGCAAGGTCATGATTCAGGCTGCAGACCCCGATGAGGACGACGAGGACGAATCTGAAAAGCCAGGCAATTCAAGGCCTCCCAAAACAATGTTGGGCGCCATGCATGCAATGTGGAACAAGGAAGGCATCCCAGGGTTCTTCAAAGGGTTACATGCTCAGATACTAAAGACAGTTCTGAGCTCCGCATTACTGCTGATGATAAAAGAGAAGATTTCAAAGTTCACTTGGATCTCGCTGCTTGCCCTGCGGCGATATCTCTTTGTTTCTCGGAAGAGAATCAAGAGTGCATAG
- the LOC119278139 gene encoding putative leucine-rich repeat receptor-like serine/threonine-protein kinase At2g14440: MRPLLSAAAAAAVLLLLLPLAAGQRLRGFSYQLDCGAASSSTDSRGLRWDPDGPYVSAGSARPLSVQGLLDPALASLRAFPYRTNAKFCYALPVDPNRRYLLRPTFFYGPTSTAPPVFDLIVDGTFWTAVDTADDVLAGSASHYEAVFPARGRNLTFCLGVNPDYTKSGPFINALQVIQLHDSVYNATDFTGSAMGLIARTKFGSTGDVERYPDDSFDRYWQPFPDRKHAVSSTHNVTSADFWNLPPPDVFNTALVAEQNSPLVLQWPPISLQNGSYYVSLYFADTLANSSRTLDVNINDYQFYEGTVTSAGLSVFATQWILSGLTRVILTSKSVLPPLINAGEVFGIFPIGRLTITRDALAMESMKRSLQNIPDDWIGDPCMPHGYAWTGVTCDEGQNIRVISLNFSSMGISGSLSPDIANLTALTDISFANNSLSGTIPDFINLGKLQRLHLNDNKLNGTIAQTLGTIQPLRELFLQGNDLGGAVPQNLLNKTGLTSKFCPGNQFTQPQC, from the exons ATGCGGCCTCtcctcagcgccgccgccgccgccgccgtcctcctcctcctcctccccctcgccgccggccaGCGACTCCGCGGCTTCTCCTACCAGCTCGACTGCGGCGCCGCGAGCTCCTCCACCGACAGCCGCGGCCTCCGCTGGGACCCCGACGGCCCCTACGTCTCCGCCGGCTCCGCCCGCCCGCTCTCCGTCCAGGGCCTCCTCGACCCCGCCCTCGCCTCCCTCCGCGCCTTCCCGTACCGCACCAACGCCAAGTTCTGCTACGCGCTCCCCGTCGACCCCAACCGCCGCTACCTCCTCCGCCCCACCTTCTTCTACGGCCCCACCTCGACGGCCCCGCCCGTGTTCGACCTCATCGTGGACGGCACCTTCTGGACCGCCGTCGACACCGCCGATGACGTCCTGGCCGGCAGCGCCTCGCACTACGAGGCCGTGTTCCCGGCCAGGGGCAGGAACCTGACCTTCTGCCTTGGCGTCAACCCCGACTACACGAAATCCGGCCCGTTCATCAACGCGCTGCAGGTCATCCAGCTCCATGATTCGGTGTACAACGCCACGGATTTCACGGGCAGCGCCATGGGCCTCATTGCGCGCACCAAGTTTGGCTCGACTGGCGACGTCGAGAG GTACCCTGATGACAGTTTTGACCGCTATTGGCAGCCATTTCCAGACAGAAAACATGCAGTCAGTAGTACCCACAACGTTACCTCAGCCGATTTCTGGAATCTTCCTCCTCCTGACGTATTTAATACAGCTTTGGTAGCAGAACAAAATTCACCCTTGGTGTTGCAATGGCCTCCAATATCTCTTCAGAATGGCAGCTATTATGTTTCTCTTTATTTTGCTGATACATTGGCTAATAGTTCGAGGACCTTGGATGTGAATATTAATGATTACCAGTTTTACGAAGGGACAGTAACATCAGCTGGTCTTTCTGTCTTTGCAACTCAATGGATTCTCTCAGGCCTAACCAGAGTTATATTGACTTCTAAGTCTGTTCTTCCACCACTTATCAATGCTGGCGAAGTCTTTGGAATTTTTCCCATCGGAAGACTGACAATTACACGTGATG CGCTTGCTATGGAGAGTATGAAGAGAAGCCTCCAAAACATACCCGATGATTGGATTGGAGATCCATGTATGCCTCATGGATATGCTTGGACTGGAGTTACATGTGATGAAGGACAAAATATACGTGTCATTTCATT GAACTTTTCAAGTATGGGTATCTCCGGATCTCTGTCACCTGACATTGCAAATCTGACTGCTCTTACTGATAT ATCTTTTGCAAACAATAGCTTGTCTGGAACTATTCCTGATTTCATCAATCTGGGAAAACTCCAACGATT GCACCTGAACGATAACAAGTTGAATGGAACAATAGCTCAGACGTTGGGGACAATTCAGCCTTTGCGTGAACT ATTCTTGCAAGGCAATGATCTGGGTGGAGCAGTTCCACAGAACTTGCTGAACAAAACAGGGTTGACTAGCAA ATTTTGTCCGGGCAATCAGTTCACACAACCACAGTGCTGA
- the LOC119278151 gene encoding argininosuccinate synthase, chloroplastic-like, with product MPLPMRRLAAAPSLPAVHPHDSPAPPSVRLRRQHGRVSMERSSTTTARGVSCVMASGKEHAATTSGDEKKGGLRGKLKKVVLAYSGGLDTSVIVPWLRENYGCEVVCFTADVGQGDIELEGLEKKAKASGASQLVVKDLTEEFVGEYIYPCLRAGAVYERKYLLGTSMARPVIAKAMVDVAKEVGADAVAHGCTGKGNDQVRFELTFYALNPELKVVAPWREWDITGREDAIEYAKKHNVPIPVSKKSIYSRDRNLWHLSHEGDILEDPANEPKEDMYMMSVSPENAPSKPEYLEIGIVAGVPTSINGKDLSPATLLAKLNEIGGKHGIGRIDMVENRLVGMKSRGVYETPGGTIMAAAVRELESLTLDRETMQWKDMLALKYAELVYAGRWFDPLRLSMDAFMETITATTTGSVTLKLYKGSVTVASRKSPYSLYREDISSFENGEIYDQADAEGFIRLYGLPTRVRAMLEKGI from the exons ATGCCGCTCCCgatgcgccgcctcgccgccgctccCTCCCTCCCAGCCGTGCACCCGCACGACTCCCCCGCGCCGCCCTCCGTTCGGCTCCGGCGACAGCATGGCCGGGTGTCGATGGAGAGGTCCTCGACGACGACGGCCCGAG GTGTTAGTTGCGTGATGGCAAGTGGAAAGGAGCATGCAGCAACTACTAGTGGTGATGAAAAGAAAGGTGGACTGCGTGGCAAACTGAAAAAAGTTGTTCTAGCTTACAGCGGTGGCTTGGATACATCAGTAATTGTTCCATGGCTTAG GGAGAACTATGGCTGTGAAGTTGTCTGTTTCACTGCTGATGTTGGTCAG GGTGACATTGAATTGGAAGGATTGGAGAAAAAGGCAAAAGCTAGCGGTGCAAGCCAGCTTGTTGTGAAGGACTTGACAGAAGAATTTGTTGGTGAATATATATACCCCTGCTTGCGTGCTGGTGCAGTTTACGAAAGAAAGTATCTGCTTGGGACTTCCATGGCTAGGCCTGTTATTGCTAAG GCAATGGTTGATGTTGCCAAGGAAGTTGGCGCAGATGCAGTTGCTCATGGGTGCACTGGGAAGGGCAATGATCAG GTTCGCTTTGAGCTTACATTTTATGCCTTAAATCCGGAACTTAAAGTGGTGGCACCCTGGAGGGAGTGGGATATCACAGGACGTGAAGATGCAATTGAGTATGCAAAGAAACACAATGTGCCAATTCCGGTTTCAAAGAAATCAATATACAGCCGAGATAGAAATTTGTGGCACCTTAGCCATGAG GGTGACATTTTGGAAGATCCAGCAAATGAGCCAAAAGAAGATATGTATATGATGTCTGTTTCTCCAGAAAATGCACCTTCAAAACCTGA GTATCTGGAGATTGGTATAGTTGCTGGTGTTCCTACTTCTATCAACGGTAAAGATCTCTCGCCAGCAACTCTCCTCGCCAAGCTCAACGAAATCGGCGGAAAGCATGGCATTGGGCGCATCGACATGGTGGAGAACCGCCTGGTGGGGATGAAGTCCCGTGGCGTCTACGAGACCCCCGGCGGCACCATCATGGCGGCCGCGGTCCGCGAGCTCGAGTCCCTGACACTGGACCGGGAGACGATGCAGTGGAAGGACATGCTGGCCCTCAAGTACGCGGAGCTCGTCTACGCGGGGCGCTGGTTCGACCCGCTGCGGCTGTCCATGGACGCCTTCATGGAGACCATCACCGCGACGACGACCGGGTCGGTGACCCTGAAGCTGTACAAGGGGTCGGTGACCGTCGCGTCCCGGAAGAGCCCCTACAGCCTGTACAGGGAGGACATCTCGTCGTTCGAGAACGGGGAGATCTATGACCAGGCTGACGCTGAGGGTTTCATCAGGCTGTACGGCCTCCCCACCCGGGTCCGCGCGATGCTGGAGAAGGGCATCTAA